Within Azoarcus sp. DD4, the genomic segment CATGCAGCATCAGCGCGTCGTAACCGAAAGCACGCTGATTGAGCCAACCGGCCAAGAGGACAGAAACGACCAGGCCGACGCCGGGAATCAGCCACAGCGGCAAGGACGCCACCAGCGCAAGCATGAACAGGCCGCCTGCGGCCAGCGCGTTCCAGGCGCTGCCGAGGTTCGAGCCCCCGCGCCTCATCTCCAGATCTGCATAATCCTTGCGCGCAACCCGCTCCAACATCATCGGCAGCGCCACCACTGCCACCACCACGGCAGCCGTCAAGTAAATCAGCGGCACAAAAAGAAAGGCTACGGCGATCTTCACAAGGATCAGCGTCACTGCGGCAGCGGCTTCCGATGCATTCAGCCAGGAGCCGACCCAACTGAGCCCCGCGATCCAGTCCATGATGGCGGTGACCACCGTCGTCCACGATGCCACGCCGATGCCCACCCACAGGATGGTCGCGGCCAGGCCAGGCCATAGCAGATGCCACAGCACGTCGCGCCGCGCCAGGCTGCGCAGCGAACGACCAAAGGCGAGGAGGATGCTGCGCATGTCTAGCGCGGCATTCCCGGCAGCATGCCTTTCATGCCACGCATCATTTTCTGCAGCCCGCCCTTGGAGAACTGCTTCATCACTTTCTGCGTCTGCTCGAACTGGTTGAGCAGGCGGTTTACTTCCTGAACAGTAACGCCAGCACCAGCCGCGATACGCCGCTTGCGACTGGCCTTGATGACTTCCGGCTTGGCGCGCTCAACCGGCGTCATCGAATTGATGATGCCCTCAATACGGCCGATCGCCTTTTCTTCGACACCGCCCTGCAGTTGCCCGGCCGCCTGCGCAAACTGCGCCGGCAACTTGTCCAGCATGGACGACAGGCCACCCATCTTGCGCATCTGGGCGATCTGCTCCTTGAAGTCGTTGAGGTCGAAACCCTTGCCACTCTTGAGCTTCTGGGCAAAGGCCTTGGCCTTCTCCTCATCGACACCACGGCGAGCCTCTTCGACCAAGCCGAGTATGTCGCCCATACCGAGGATGCGGCTTGCCATCCGGTCCGGGTGGAACGGCTCCAGACCGGAGAGCTTCTCACCCACGCCGGCGAACTTGAGCGGCTTGCCGGTGACGTGACGAACGGACAAGGCCGCACCGCCCCGGGCATCGCCGTCTAGCTTGGTCAGCACCACGCCGGTGAGCGGCAAGGCATCGTTGAAGGCGCGAGCCGTATTCACTGCGTCCTGGCCTAGCATTGCATCCACCACGAACAGGGTCTCGATCGGCTTGACCGCAACATGCAGAGCCTGGATCTCGGCCATCATCGCTTCATCGATGGCAAGGCGACCGGCGGTATCGACCAGCAGCACGTCGACGTGATGCTTGCGGGCATAGTCGACGGCAGACAAGGCGATGTCGACCGGTCGCTGCTCGATACTGGACGGAAAGAACTCGACGCCGGCCTGCCCTGCCACCGTCTTCAACTGCTCGATAGCGGCCGGACGATAGACGTCGGTCGACACCACCAGTACCTTCTTCTTCTGCGTCTCCCTGAGGTGTTTGGCAAGCTTACCCGTGGTGGTGGTCTTGCCCGCCCCCTGCAGACCGGCCATCAGCACCACTGCCGGCGGCTGAGTTGCGAGGTTGAGCCCTTCGTTGGCCCCACCCATCAGCGCCTTGAGTTCGTCGTGCACGACCCCGACCAGCGCCTGGCCCGGCGTCAGCGAACCGACCACGTCCTGCCCGACAGCCTTGAGCTTGACCTTGGCGATGAAGTCCTTGACCACCGGCAAGGCCACGTCGGCCTCAAGCAGCGCCATGCGGACCTCGCGCAGCGCCTCCTGGATGTTGTCTTCGGTCAAGCGGGCCTGGCCACGGAGCGTCTTGACGACCTTGGAAAGACGTTGGGTAAGATTGTCGAGCATGTTTTGGGAGGCCTTCGACCGGGGGTGACTTGGAGTAAACTGCGCAGATCTATGCCCCCGATTCTACTTCATCTCATCCCTGCCTCGCTTTACGCTGGCCTGAGCGTCTGGTTCTGGCACAACTGCTCCCAGGCCGCCGACCCGAAGTCGCGCCAGAACATGACGCCCTACGAGCGGATCGTGCTGCTGGCAGCACTCGCAGTCCACGGCATTGCCCTCCACCGCGCCCTTTTCCCGGGCGAGGAGATGCGCTTCGGATTCGGCGTGGCCCTGTCGCTGATGGTCTGGCTGGCAATCTGCTTCTATTGGGTGGAAACCCTCTATACCCGCCTGGGCGGGCTCCACGCACTGGCGATGCCGGCGGGCGCGGTCGCCAGCCTGATTCCGGCGCTGTTTCCGGGTCAGCATGTGCTGGCCAACGCGGGATCACCGGCCTTCCGCGTCCATTTCATCATTGCGATGCTGGCATAC encodes:
- a CDS encoding EI24 domain-containing protein, translated to MRSILLAFGRSLRSLARRDVLWHLLWPGLAATILWVGIGVASWTTVVTAIMDWIAGLSWVGSWLNASEAAAAVTLILVKIAVAFLFVPLIYLTAAVVVAVVALPMMLERVARKDYADLEMRRGGSNLGSAWNALAAGGLFMLALVASLPLWLIPGVGLVVSVLLAGWLNQRAFGYDALMLHADRDELARLPKALRMPMLVLGGSSALLAYVPVLNLVAPAFAGLAFVHFMLEALRRERAANGVVILDPAPATKSLPRTVE
- the ffh gene encoding signal recognition particle protein, translated to MLDNLTQRLSKVVKTLRGQARLTEDNIQEALREVRMALLEADVALPVVKDFIAKVKLKAVGQDVVGSLTPGQALVGVVHDELKALMGGANEGLNLATQPPAVVLMAGLQGAGKTTTTGKLAKHLRETQKKKVLVVSTDVYRPAAIEQLKTVAGQAGVEFFPSSIEQRPVDIALSAVDYARKHHVDVLLVDTAGRLAIDEAMMAEIQALHVAVKPIETLFVVDAMLGQDAVNTARAFNDALPLTGVVLTKLDGDARGGAALSVRHVTGKPLKFAGVGEKLSGLEPFHPDRMASRILGMGDILGLVEEARRGVDEEKAKAFAQKLKSGKGFDLNDFKEQIAQMRKMGGLSSMLDKLPAQFAQAAGQLQGGVEEKAIGRIEGIINSMTPVERAKPEVIKASRKRRIAAGAGVTVQEVNRLLNQFEQTQKVMKQFSKGGLQKMMRGMKGMLPGMPR
- a CDS encoding inner membrane protein YpjD, with translation MPPILLHLIPASLYAGLSVWFWHNCSQAADPKSRQNMTPYERIVLLAALAVHGIALHRALFPGEEMRFGFGVALSLMVWLAICFYWVETLYTRLGGLHALAMPAGAVASLIPALFPGQHVLANAGSPAFRVHFIIAMLAYSLFTLAALHAMLMAFAERRLHDARLSRILSTLPPLLTMEALLFRLIGIAFVLLTFTLASGVMFSESLFGTAFRVDHKTVFAVVSWLLFGALLTGRRLRGWRGRIALRWTLAGFVALMLAYVGSRFVIEVLLHRAS